A single window of Sparus aurata chromosome 22, fSpaAur1.1, whole genome shotgun sequence DNA harbors:
- the ism2b gene encoding isthmin-2 gives MRQEAARRVQMLLVIWSLLSLGTGFPTRHKSVGHKAHGHPSHSGGVQYAPEALEQQNQVQSLLPEPHSHQRRWSHPQHRSVGVLPQPEPEEETKPFILDLKNFPDLANADINSQNPNIQVTIEVVDDPQMEVEMDLAKEKDWLPSSSSSPSSTVDWLGGKKLFWPLFWSYTDADSGEDSNSRSGAEETGEEEEEEDYSLDYGSEEPLPSGVGGDWDTHWNEGWDPMQSYYEKDTDEWTPWSPCSVTCGHGERKRTKSCGYSCTLTEASKCDLEPCPGDVNTVVEPFPFEMENGTEPFGTDVDSCEKWLNCKSEFLQRYLHQVLSELPSCPCSYPSEVAYTVVSVYDESHGREFRWRDASGPKERLDIYKPSARSCIRSALSSDSSTLAAQHCCYGERGRLITRGKGAGTPNLISTEFSPELHFKVDVLPWILCKGDWSRFHAVRPPNNGLSCPENPHEDVFMNELEEAREY, from the exons GCTCACGGCCACCCGAGTCACAGCGGCGGGGTCCAGTACGCCCCCGAGGCTTTGGAGCAGCAGAACCAGGTCCAGAGTCTCCTGCCCGAGCCCCACAGCCACCAGAGGAGGTGGTCGCACCCTCAGCACCGCTCGGTTGGTGTTCTTCCGCAGCCGGAGCCCGAGGAGGAGACGAAACCCTTCATCCTGGATCTGAAGAACTTTCCAGACCTGGCCAACGCTGACATCAACTCACAGAACCCAAACATACAG GTAACCATCGAGGTGGTGGACGACCCCCAGATGGAGGTAGAGATGGACCTTGCCAAGGAAAAAGACTGGCTAccgtcctcgtcctcgtccccCTCTTCCACGGTCGATTGGCTCGGAGGGAAGAAGCTTTTCTGGCCCCTTTTCTGGAGTTACACCGACGCCGATTCCGGCGAGGACAGCAACAGTCGCTCGGGCGCGGAGGAAACtggcgaggaagaggaggaggaagattaCTCCCTGGATTACGGCAGCGAGGAGCCCTTACCCAGCGGAGTGGGCGGAGACTGGGACACGCATTGGAACGAAGGCTGGGATCCGATGCAGAGCTACTATG AGAAGGACACGGACGAGTGGACACCCTGGTCTCCATGTTCGGTGACATGTGGACACGGCGAGAGGAAGAGGACCAAGTCCTGTGGCTACTCCTGCACTCTGACAGAAGCCTCCAAGTGCGACTTGGAGCCCTGTCCTG GTGATGTCAACACAGTCGTGGAGCCGTTCCCTTTCGAGATGGAGAACGGCACAGAGCCATTTGGGACAG ATGTGGACAGCTGCGAGAAGTGGCTCAACTGTAAGAGTGAGTTCCTCCAGAGGTACCTCCATCAGGTGTTATCGGAGCTGCCCAGCTGCCCCTGCTCCTACCCGTCTGAGGTGGCGTACACCGTGGTCAGCGTCTACGATGAGTCTCACGGCCGGGAGTTCCGTTGGCGGGATGCCAGCGGCCCGAAGGAGCGCCTGGACATCTACAAGCCGTCGGCGCGTAGCTGCATCCGCTCGGCGCTCTCCAGCGACTCGTCGACTCTCGCGGCGCAGCACTGTTGTTACGGCGAACGCGGGCGGCTGATCACACGCGGGAAAGGCGCGGGCACGCCGAACCTGATCAGCACCGAGTTCTCGCCTGAGCTGCACTTCAAAGTGGATGTGCTCCCTTGGATCCTGTGCAAGGGAGACTGGAGTCGCTTCCATGCGGTGCGGCCACCCAATAACGGACTGAGCTGCCCGGAGAACCCCCACGAAGACGTGTTCATGAACGAACTGGAAGAGGCCAGGGAGTACTGA